The following proteins come from a genomic window of Hydractinia symbiolongicarpus strain clone_291-10 chromosome 2, HSymV2.1, whole genome shotgun sequence:
- the LOC130630560 gene encoding uncharacterized protein LOC130630560 encodes MTGTCIKQIKSTSALTTATTKVYAAAAAAVVSPQEEPSPLRRYMTKQEAEILRRNSTSDLEREFMNYIEMQQHDGHGIHKYGPMHRNDAIDEHGTNGRFALPSPTVQRYPNHSYMEPRSPIMSHNYRTPVTQGNMTIMTNMPFIKEEPDTSPVACGMSKESIKIKKTGEF; translated from the exons ATGACAGGTACATGCATCAAACAAATAAAATCAACGTCGGCTTTAACTACAGCAACGACCAAGGTTTACGCCGCCGCCGCCGCTGCTGTTGTCTCTCCACAAGAAGAACCCTCTCCCCTAAGACGTTACATGACCAAACAGGAAGCTGAAATACTAAGGCGAAACTCTACGTCTGATTTAGAAAGAGAATTTATGAATTACATTGAAATGCAACAACACGATGGACATGGCATACATAAATATGGACCTATGCACAGAAACGACGCCATCGATGAACATGGGACGAACGGCAGATTTGCATTACCCTCACCTACTGTGCAACGTTATCCAAATCACAGCTACATGGAACCAAGAAGCCCCATTATGTCTCATAACTATAGAACACCAGTGACGCAAGGAAATATGACAATCATGACTAATATGCCTTTTATTAAAGAAGAGCCTGACACCTCCCCTGTTGCATGTGGAATGTCCAAAG aaagcataaaaataaaaaaaacgggGGAATTCTAA